From Algoriphagus sp. NG3, the proteins below share one genomic window:
- a CDS encoding 2,3,4,5-tetrahydropyridine-2,6-dicarboxylate N-succinyltransferase, producing the protein MELKTIIEQAWENREFLKEEATQQAIRAVIADLDSGIIRVAEPAEGGNWKVNDWVKKAVILYFPIQKMETIEVGPFEFHDKMALKADYAAKGVRVVPHAVARYGAYLASGVVMMPSYVNIGAYVDGGTMVDTWATVGSCAQIGKNVHLSGGVGIGGVLEPIQAAPVIIEDGAFIGSRAIIVEGVRIGKEAVIGAGVTLTASSKIIDVTGSEPKEYKGFVPERSVVIPGSIAKNFAAGTFQVPCALIIGQRKASTDLKTSLNDALRDNSVAV; encoded by the coding sequence ATGGAACTGAAAACAATCATTGAGCAGGCCTGGGAAAACCGGGAATTCTTAAAAGAAGAAGCAACACAACAAGCAATCAGAGCAGTGATAGCTGACCTGGATTCAGGAATAATACGTGTGGCGGAACCTGCTGAAGGTGGTAACTGGAAAGTAAATGACTGGGTAAAGAAGGCAGTAATTCTTTATTTCCCTATCCAAAAGATGGAAACTATCGAGGTAGGGCCTTTTGAATTTCATGATAAGATGGCACTCAAGGCCGACTATGCTGCAAAAGGCGTTCGGGTAGTTCCTCACGCTGTGGCCCGATATGGAGCCTATCTTGCATCTGGTGTAGTGATGATGCCAAGTTATGTTAATATTGGAGCTTATGTGGACGGTGGCACGATGGTTGACACTTGGGCTACTGTGGGATCTTGTGCGCAGATCGGCAAAAATGTTCATTTAAGTGGTGGGGTAGGTATTGGAGGAGTATTGGAGCCAATACAGGCAGCGCCGGTGATCATTGAAGACGGGGCGTTTATAGGGTCTAGGGCCATTATAGTAGAAGGTGTAAGAATCGGGAAAGAAGCTGTAATCGGAGCAGGTGTTACTTTGACTGCTAGTTCCAAGATTATAGATGTGACCGGTTCAGAGCCTAAGGAATACAAGGGTTTTGTGCCTGAGCGGTCTGTTGTGATTCCAGGCTCTATTGCCAAAAACTTCGCTGCTGGTACTTTCCAGGTTCCTTGTGCATTGATTATCGGTCAAAGAAAAGCTTCCACAGATCTTAAAACTTCGCTTAACGATGCGCTCCGCGATAACAGCGTAGCGGTTTAA
- a CDS encoding tetratricopeptide repeat protein, which translates to MKTSTRALLALFISVSLWSCSENKTSSGDAFFNKGEYQEAASEYTKELKYKPNDVRALYNRGRAYEELGNSQEAIADYEKALSSDPNNFQVLLSLANVHYNEKNYTNALLYSDQAAEVSGAPAMASFMKARALHQLGKPEEALKAYDNAISVDKNFGQAYYNRGLLKVAMKKVGSSCEDFQLASALEYPGAEEAYSKYCK; encoded by the coding sequence ATGAAAACGAGTACACGGGCTTTATTGGCTCTATTTATTTCAGTATCACTTTGGTCTTGTTCGGAAAATAAAACAAGTTCCGGAGATGCCTTTTTCAACAAAGGGGAATATCAAGAGGCTGCAAGTGAATACACCAAAGAACTAAAATATAAACCAAATGATGTAAGGGCTCTTTATAATAGAGGAAGAGCCTATGAGGAATTGGGCAATAGTCAGGAGGCTATAGCGGACTATGAGAAAGCACTCTCTTCAGACCCGAATAACTTTCAGGTCTTGCTCAGTTTGGCTAATGTTCATTATAATGAAAAGAACTACACCAATGCATTGCTGTATTCAGATCAGGCAGCCGAGGTCTCCGGAGCGCCCGCCATGGCTTCATTTATGAAAGCGCGTGCTTTACATCAACTAGGTAAGCCAGAGGAGGCACTAAAGGCTTATGATAATGCAATCTCGGTAGATAAGAATTTTGGGCAGGCTTACTATAACAGAGGCTTGCTTAAGGTTGCCATGAAAAAAGTGGGTTCCTCATGTGAGGATTTTCAATTGGCCTCTGCCTTAGAGTATCCAGGAGCTGAGGAAGCATACTCCAAATACTGCAAGTAA
- a CDS encoding molecular chaperone DnaJ, with protein MTFKFHPPLYLICLIFTVVFSQVTLAQIGPNLGQTDRWMKAAKAAIERNDYETANSIFRNMIDSGQPLPEEMPYFFAETLFQLEQYDNSSNFLNKYLELNGFTGEYYKAAQELQQRLDAPLKEIQNCQLCDRRGYRFKTCFTCHGERHLEQDCNYCKGKGVVGCSRCSGSGMITKMNIFKIVEFYECDRCNGKGRLTCPVCEGNLKEVSTCETCRGSGKLSSEVICNHEEELHHQEL; from the coding sequence GTGACCTTTAAATTTCACCCTCCCCTCTATCTGATTTGCTTGATTTTCACTGTGGTTTTTAGCCAGGTTACCCTGGCTCAGATCGGCCCAAACCTAGGGCAGACCGACCGCTGGATGAAAGCTGCAAAAGCGGCTATTGAAAGAAATGATTATGAAACGGCAAATTCTATTTTCCGCAACATGATCGACTCAGGCCAACCACTTCCGGAGGAAATGCCTTATTTTTTCGCAGAAACCCTTTTTCAACTCGAACAGTATGACAATTCATCCAATTTCCTTAACAAGTATTTGGAGCTGAATGGATTTACAGGAGAATACTATAAAGCTGCACAGGAATTACAGCAACGACTCGACGCTCCCCTAAAGGAAATACAGAATTGCCAGCTGTGTGACCGTAGAGGATACCGCTTCAAAACATGTTTCACCTGCCATGGAGAACGGCATCTGGAACAGGATTGTAACTATTGTAAGGGAAAAGGAGTGGTAGGATGCAGCCGCTGCAGTGGATCGGGCATGATCACTAAGATGAACATCTTCAAAATCGTAGAATTCTATGAATGCGACCGGTGCAATGGAAAAGGTAGGCTTACTTGTCCAGTCTGCGAGGGAAACTTAAAGGAAGTAAGCACTTGTGAAACCTGCCGTGGCAGTGGAAAATTAAGTTCAGAAGTGATATGCAATCATGAGGAGGAACTTCACCATCAGGAGCTATAA
- a CDS encoding DUF4332 domain-containing protein produces the protein MGKSITMIESIGPAIKEKLASAGISTVESLLEKGASKSGRKAIAEASGLTEGRILDWVNMADLFRINGVASQFAELLKAAGVDTVKELRTRNPENLYNALVKTQEEKKLTRIVPAASKVADFIEQAKNLEPMVTY, from the coding sequence ATGGGAAAATCAATTACAATGATCGAGAGTATTGGCCCGGCGATTAAAGAGAAACTAGCTTCTGCGGGTATTTCTACGGTAGAAAGTTTATTGGAGAAAGGTGCAAGCAAGTCAGGTAGAAAAGCTATTGCGGAAGCTTCAGGGTTGACTGAGGGCAGGATTCTGGATTGGGTGAATATGGCAGATTTATTCAGGATCAACGGTGTTGCTAGCCAGTTTGCGGAACTCTTAAAGGCGGCGGGTGTAGATACGGTTAAAGAGCTGCGGACTAGAAATCCTGAAAACCTGTACAATGCCTTGGTAAAAACCCAGGAAGAGAAAAAATTGACCCGGATAGTCCCTGCCGCATCCAAAGTGGCTGACTTTATAGAACAGGCTAAGAACTTGGAACCTATGGTAACTTATTGA
- a CDS encoding helicase HerA-like domain-containing protein, with protein sequence MSQKEEFINHLAEGQNYKNDFITLGTGILSGEPVTGAKVNIALKTMNRHGLIAGATGTGKTKTLQVIAEQLALKGVPSVLMDLKGDLSGLAQPGTASDFIKNRSQAIGVDYDPIGLPIELMSISEEKGVRLKATVSEFGPVLISQILELNDTQRGVIALIFRYCDIHHLPLIDLKDLKRVLQYITNEGKAVIQKEYGQVSAASVNTIMRKIIELEQQGAERFFGEKSFEVEDFLRTRDGKGVISVIRLTDIQNRPKLFSTFMLSLLSEIYETFPEQGDAAQPKLCLFIDEAHLVFSNASKDLLEKIEAIVKLIRSKGVGVYFCTQTPTDVPDNILGQLGLKVQHALRAFTAKDRKAITKTAENYPDSPYYNTSEVLTAMGIGEALVTALNEKGIPTPLAHTLVRAPISRMDILSSEEINAVVENSALLYKYNQDIDRESAFELLNQKMDELEEAQKNSEPAKPKTSAQTTRKTVNEPSFIEELSKNTMVRQMGRTIFRELTRGILGSFKKRK encoded by the coding sequence ATGAGTCAAAAAGAAGAATTTATTAACCATCTGGCAGAGGGTCAGAATTATAAAAATGATTTCATCACATTAGGTACTGGTATATTGTCGGGGGAACCTGTGACTGGAGCGAAGGTGAACATTGCGTTGAAGACCATGAACAGGCATGGTCTCATTGCGGGAGCTACTGGGACCGGTAAGACCAAAACCTTGCAAGTGATCGCCGAACAGCTGGCTTTGAAAGGAGTTCCCTCTGTTTTAATGGATCTTAAAGGGGATCTCTCTGGACTTGCGCAGCCGGGGACAGCCAGCGATTTTATTAAAAACCGATCACAGGCTATAGGTGTTGACTATGATCCAATAGGCCTGCCTATCGAACTGATGTCTATTTCGGAAGAAAAAGGAGTGAGGTTAAAAGCGACTGTTTCCGAATTTGGCCCTGTTTTGATTTCCCAGATTCTGGAACTTAACGATACCCAGCGAGGAGTAATAGCGCTGATTTTTCGCTATTGCGATATACATCACCTGCCGTTGATAGATCTCAAGGACCTGAAGAGGGTGCTACAGTATATTACCAATGAAGGCAAAGCTGTGATTCAGAAAGAATATGGCCAGGTGTCGGCAGCTTCGGTGAATACTATCATGCGGAAGATTATTGAGCTGGAGCAACAGGGAGCAGAACGTTTTTTTGGAGAGAAATCTTTTGAAGTAGAGGACTTTTTGAGAACAAGAGACGGGAAAGGAGTGATCTCCGTTATCAGGTTGACTGATATTCAAAACCGACCGAAGTTGTTTTCAACCTTTATGCTCAGCCTGCTATCGGAGATTTACGAGACTTTCCCTGAGCAGGGCGATGCGGCTCAGCCTAAGCTATGTCTGTTTATAGATGAAGCACATTTGGTGTTTTCCAATGCATCCAAGGATCTTCTGGAAAAGATCGAAGCTATAGTCAAGTTGATCCGTTCCAAGGGAGTAGGGGTGTACTTTTGCACGCAGACTCCCACAGATGTGCCGGATAATATCTTAGGGCAATTAGGTCTAAAAGTGCAGCATGCATTGAGGGCTTTTACAGCGAAAGACAGAAAAGCGATTACCAAAACAGCTGAAAACTACCCGGATTCCCCGTACTATAATACCTCAGAAGTTCTCACCGCTATGGGGATAGGGGAAGCTTTGGTGACCGCATTGAACGAGAAAGGAATTCCTACTCCTCTTGCGCACACCTTAGTCAGGGCACCGATTAGCCGCATGGATATCCTGAGCTCCGAAGAAATCAATGCGGTAGTAGAGAATTCAGCCCTTCTTTATAAGTATAACCAGGATATTGACAGGGAAAGTGCTTTTGAGCTATTAAACCAAAAAATGGATGAGCTGGAAGAAGCACAGAAAAATTCCGAACCTGCTAAGCCTAAAACAAGCGCACAGACTACTAGAAAGACGGTAAATGAACCTTCATTCATTGAGGAGCTGAGCAAAAACACCATGGTGAGGCAAATGGGACGAACAATTTTCAGGGAATTGACCAGAGGAATTTTAGGTTCATTTAAAAAGAGAAAGTGA
- a CDS encoding NAD(P)/FAD-dependent oxidoreductase has protein sequence MKIGIIGGGAAGFFAAIHAAGTGAEVILLEKSPKLLSKVKVSGGGRCNVTHKPMEISKLVKHYPRGEKFVKRVFSKFKSEDTISWFESRGVALKLEADGRMFPVSDSSQSIIDALLDEAQKLKVSIRKSCGVKKIMPEEGKYILDTDEGPIQVDRLIIATGGHPKIAGYDFLKNLNHNILDPIPSLFTFNTPKESLRELMGLSVVDGLVKIEGTKLNYRGPILVTHWGVSGPAVLKLSAFGAQWLKEQNYQATALINWNAALGEEEFGSHIRSYIQGHPNRKVESNPLFDIPSRLWEHFSTRASIEKGQLYGTLSKKQINKLVQNLFCYNLKVEGKTTFKEEFVTAGGISLNEVNPETMESKYHPNLYFAGEVLNIDGITGGFNFQAAWSTGFLAGIASSR, from the coding sequence TTGAAAATTGGAATAATTGGCGGTGGTGCTGCAGGATTTTTTGCTGCTATTCATGCTGCAGGTACGGGCGCTGAAGTGATTCTTTTGGAAAAATCACCCAAGCTTTTGTCTAAAGTGAAAGTTTCCGGTGGCGGTCGTTGCAATGTGACGCATAAACCTATGGAAATCTCCAAACTGGTAAAGCATTACCCACGGGGTGAGAAGTTTGTGAAGCGGGTTTTTTCCAAATTCAAATCAGAAGACACAATAAGCTGGTTTGAAAGCAGAGGTGTTGCATTGAAGTTAGAAGCCGACGGGAGGATGTTTCCGGTATCTGATTCTTCCCAATCTATCATTGACGCACTTTTGGACGAAGCTCAAAAACTCAAGGTCTCCATCAGGAAATCCTGTGGGGTAAAAAAGATTATGCCAGAGGAAGGAAAATATATACTGGACACAGATGAAGGGCCGATTCAGGTAGATAGGTTGATTATAGCTACAGGTGGTCATCCAAAAATAGCAGGTTATGATTTTCTTAAAAATCTAAACCACAATATTTTAGACCCTATACCTTCCCTTTTTACTTTTAATACACCGAAGGAGTCACTTCGTGAGCTGATGGGGCTATCTGTAGTTGATGGACTCGTGAAAATCGAAGGGACTAAGTTAAATTATCGGGGGCCTATACTGGTGACCCATTGGGGAGTGAGTGGACCTGCTGTCTTAAAACTGTCAGCATTCGGGGCACAGTGGCTCAAAGAACAAAATTACCAAGCTACAGCTCTCATCAATTGGAATGCAGCTTTGGGAGAAGAGGAATTTGGCTCACACATCAGAAGTTATATACAGGGGCATCCTAATCGAAAAGTAGAAAGCAATCCACTATTTGATATTCCTTCCAGGCTTTGGGAGCACTTCAGTACCCGCGCCTCAATCGAGAAGGGACAGTTATATGGCACACTATCAAAAAAGCAAATTAATAAGTTGGTACAGAATCTTTTTTGCTATAATTTAAAAGTTGAAGGAAAAACCACCTTTAAAGAAGAGTTTGTCACTGCCGGCGGAATCTCTTTGAACGAGGTGAATCCGGAAACTATGGAAAGTAAATATCACCCTAACCTTTACTTTGCCGGAGAAGTCCTGAACATCGATGGGATCACCGGAGGATTTAATTTTCAGGCTGCTTGGTCCACAGGATTTCTTGCTGGCATAGCCTCATCCCGCTAA
- a CDS encoding YheT family hydrolase — translation MAIINSTYTGPPVYLFNGHLETVIPSLFRKITDVVYEREKIPTPDGDFLNLDWSLVGSSKLLIVSHGLEGDSERHYAKALVKLFNSSGVDVLVWNNRSCGGEINLTPVLYHHGASYDLDSTVSHVLQTRDYEEISLTGISMGGAQTLKYLGEKGNDLPAVIKRAAVYSTPCNLLASANTLKYRSNAFYKNRFLGKLKAKIRAKALQFPDLIDLDLLERIRDFDSFDTYFTARLHGFKDARDFYTSVSADKWMPAIEIPTLVINAVNDPLLGPECYPVAMAEKRAVLTLEMPKRGGHTGFVVSGNEFTWAEHRVREFLLNGG, via the coding sequence ATGGCAATCATCAACTCTACCTACACAGGTCCACCGGTATATCTATTCAATGGTCATCTGGAAACAGTCATCCCAAGTCTGTTCAGGAAAATTACAGATGTAGTATATGAAAGGGAGAAAATCCCCACCCCTGACGGAGATTTTTTGAACCTAGATTGGTCTTTGGTCGGCAGTTCCAAACTGCTAATTGTTTCCCATGGCTTAGAGGGTGACTCTGAAAGACACTACGCCAAGGCATTGGTTAAACTTTTCAATTCCAGTGGTGTAGATGTGCTGGTGTGGAATAACCGTTCATGTGGTGGGGAGATTAATCTTACCCCGGTTTTGTACCATCATGGAGCCAGCTACGATCTGGATAGTACTGTTTCGCATGTGCTACAAACGCGGGACTATGAGGAAATATCCCTAACAGGAATAAGTATGGGAGGTGCCCAGACGCTTAAATATCTTGGAGAGAAGGGGAATGATTTGCCCGCTGTTATCAAACGTGCCGCAGTATATTCCACTCCATGCAATCTGCTAGCCAGTGCCAATACATTGAAATATAGAAGTAATGCATTCTATAAAAACAGGTTTTTGGGAAAACTCAAAGCTAAGATCCGTGCCAAAGCGTTACAATTTCCAGACCTCATAGACCTGGACTTATTGGAAAGAATACGTGATTTTGATTCTTTTGATACCTATTTCACAGCTAGGTTACATGGATTTAAGGATGCAAGAGATTTCTATACTTCTGTAAGTGCCGATAAATGGATGCCTGCCATAGAGATACCTACTTTGGTGATCAATGCGGTCAATGATCCATTGCTAGGGCCAGAATGTTATCCGGTAGCAATGGCGGAAAAGAGGGCAGTACTTACATTGGAAATGCCAAAAAGAGGTGGGCATACCGGGTTTGTCGTTAGTGGCAATGAGTTTACCTGGGCAGAACACAGAGTCCGGGAATTCCTCTTAAATGGGGGCTAG
- a CDS encoding FMN-binding glutamate synthase family protein translates to MRKVFFGSLLLLSLVTFFLMWYFQFVQFKFGYFILGIIVLLFALGIYDVNQKSHAILRNFPVVGHFRYLLEKISPEIQQYFIETNTDGTPFSRNIRSLVYRRSKNVNDSHPFGTQRDINGEDYIGLRHSIYAVHTHDEDPRVIIGNDSCKQPYSSSIFNISAMSFGSLSSNAVRALNLGAKKGGFSHNTGEGGISSHHRMGADLVWQIGTGYFGCRDDHGNFSEEKFVEKANWPEVKMIEIKISQGAKPGHGGVLPGVKNTAEIAEIRGVLQGTTILSPPAHSAFTNEGELLDFISKLRELSGGKPIGFKLCVGRTEEFISICKQMVSRNIYPDFITVDGAEGGTGAAPLEFSDSVGLPLEPALIFVRMTLEKFQIRDQIKVIASGKAISAFAILKNIALGADICNSGRGFMFSVGCIQALRCNTNECPTGVATQKASLVGGLVIIDKAERVYYFHKNTVHAVQELLGACGHKHTSELSAADLVKGDEMIKLANRYLPDSVNTQV, encoded by the coding sequence ATGAGAAAAGTATTTTTCGGCAGCCTGCTGTTGCTATCATTAGTGACATTTTTTCTGATGTGGTATTTCCAGTTTGTACAGTTCAAGTTCGGATACTTTATACTGGGAATTATTGTTTTACTCTTTGCTTTGGGAATCTATGATGTCAATCAAAAATCCCATGCTATTCTGCGAAATTTTCCTGTCGTAGGGCATTTTCGTTATTTACTGGAGAAAATAAGCCCGGAAATCCAGCAGTATTTTATCGAGACCAACACAGATGGTACGCCGTTTAGTAGAAATATCAGGTCACTGGTTTACCGCAGATCAAAAAATGTCAATGATAGCCATCCTTTTGGAACCCAGCGGGATATTAATGGAGAAGATTATATTGGACTTCGGCATTCTATCTATGCTGTACACACACATGATGAAGACCCTAGGGTAATCATAGGAAACGATTCCTGTAAACAGCCCTATTCATCATCCATTTTCAATATTTCCGCAATGAGTTTTGGATCGCTGAGCTCCAATGCGGTAAGGGCCTTGAACTTGGGGGCCAAGAAAGGTGGTTTCTCCCACAATACAGGAGAGGGAGGAATTTCCTCACATCACAGGATGGGAGCCGACTTGGTCTGGCAGATTGGTACAGGTTATTTTGGGTGTAGGGATGATCACGGCAATTTCAGCGAGGAAAAGTTTGTGGAGAAGGCAAATTGGCCGGAAGTTAAAATGATAGAAATCAAAATTTCCCAGGGTGCCAAACCGGGACATGGAGGGGTGCTTCCAGGTGTGAAAAATACAGCGGAAATCGCTGAAATCAGAGGAGTATTGCAGGGAACCACCATTCTTTCTCCGCCAGCCCACAGTGCATTTACAAATGAAGGAGAACTTCTGGATTTTATCTCTAAACTCAGGGAGCTTTCCGGAGGAAAACCAATTGGTTTCAAATTGTGTGTGGGTAGGACGGAAGAGTTTATTTCCATCTGTAAGCAGATGGTAAGTAGAAATATATATCCTGATTTCATTACCGTGGATGGTGCAGAAGGAGGAACCGGTGCCGCCCCATTGGAATTCTCAGACAGTGTAGGCTTGCCGCTGGAGCCTGCTCTTATTTTTGTGAGGATGACCCTGGAGAAGTTCCAGATCCGGGATCAGATCAAGGTAATAGCTTCCGGCAAGGCAATCAGTGCTTTTGCAATCCTGAAAAACATTGCACTCGGAGCTGATATCTGCAATTCAGGAAGAGGATTCATGTTTAGTGTAGGTTGTATTCAGGCGCTTCGCTGCAATACCAATGAGTGTCCTACGGGAGTTGCTACTCAAAAAGCGAGTTTGGTAGGTGGTCTGGTAATCATCGATAAAGCTGAGCGGGTATATTATTTCCATAAAAATACAGTGCATGCGGTGCAGGAGCTTCTGGGAGCATGCGGGCATAAGCACACATCCGAATTAAGCGCAGCTGATCTGGTGAAAGGAGATGAAATGATCAAGCTAGCAAATAGGTACCTACCGGATTCTGTAAATACACAGGTGTAA
- the lhgO gene encoding L-2-hydroxyglutarate oxidase, whose amino-acid sequence MIYDIAIIGGGIVGLATALKIQKARPDLKIGLLEKEDQLAKHQTGNNSGVIHSGLYYKPGSLKATNCIGGYHELIQFCEEEKIPFEITGKVVVATREAQKPLLNNLYERGIQNGLEGTRYISIDELKEFEPHCAGVAALHVPQTGIVDYYKVALAYGRKIIQNGGEIFLNHKVLEIKEQNGLTYIETSKKQIQSKLVINCAGLYSDKIAQLTEKTPIDVRIIPFRGEYFKLKKDREFLVKNLIYPVPDPNFPFLGVHFTRMMKGGVEAGPNAVLAFRREGYKKSQINMRELSESLAWPGFQKVAAKYWQTGFGEMYRSFSKAAFTKALQELIPEIEQSDLVEGGAGVRAQACDRDGGLLDDFSIRESPHAIHVLNAPSPAATSSLAIGGTVAELALKRFN is encoded by the coding sequence ATGATATACGATATAGCAATTATAGGTGGGGGAATTGTAGGGTTGGCAACAGCACTAAAAATCCAAAAAGCACGCCCAGATCTGAAAATTGGACTTTTAGAAAAAGAAGATCAGCTCGCCAAGCACCAGACTGGCAATAACAGCGGCGTGATTCATTCTGGTTTGTATTACAAGCCAGGTTCACTGAAAGCGACCAACTGTATAGGCGGATATCATGAACTCATACAATTTTGCGAGGAAGAGAAAATTCCCTTTGAGATCACCGGTAAAGTAGTCGTGGCGACACGTGAGGCACAAAAACCACTATTGAACAATCTGTATGAAAGAGGAATACAAAACGGATTGGAAGGGACAAGATACATAAGTATAGATGAGCTAAAGGAATTTGAACCACATTGCGCTGGAGTTGCTGCCCTGCATGTTCCGCAGACTGGGATAGTGGATTACTATAAAGTCGCCTTGGCCTATGGAAGAAAAATAATCCAAAATGGTGGAGAAATTTTTCTAAATCATAAAGTTTTGGAAATCAAAGAACAAAATGGGTTAACTTATATTGAAACTTCCAAGAAACAAATCCAAAGCAAGCTAGTGATCAACTGTGCTGGGCTATACTCAGACAAGATCGCTCAACTGACTGAAAAGACCCCTATCGATGTGAGAATCATTCCATTCAGAGGGGAATATTTCAAGTTGAAAAAAGACAGGGAATTTTTGGTGAAGAACCTGATCTACCCTGTTCCGGATCCCAACTTCCCTTTTCTTGGCGTCCACTTCACCCGTATGATGAAAGGCGGAGTCGAAGCCGGCCCAAATGCCGTATTGGCTTTCCGTCGGGAAGGTTATAAAAAGTCCCAAATCAATATGAGAGAACTTTCAGAATCCTTGGCATGGCCAGGATTTCAGAAAGTCGCAGCCAAATACTGGCAGACAGGGTTTGGGGAAATGTACCGCTCGTTTTCCAAAGCGGCTTTTACCAAGGCACTTCAGGAATTGATCCCTGAGATAGAGCAATCTGATCTTGTCGAAGGCGGGGCTGGTGTACGAGCCCAGGCTTGTGACCGCGACGGAGGGCTTTTGGATGATTTCTCCATCAGAGAATCCCCCCATGCCATCCATGTGCTTAACGCCCCTTCTCCGGCAGCTACGAGTTCCCTGGCGATTGGTGGTACTGTGGCAGAATTGGCACTGAAGAGGTTTAATTGA